Part of the Sulfobacillus acidophilus DSM 10332 genome, TGGCGAAAGTCAGTGGCCGGTTAACCTGGGCCGGGGCCCTCTTTTTAGGGGTGGTGGCCATTTTGCCCAGCTTTGTCACGATGGGCCTCGGGGTCAATTTATATTTCGGTGGGACCTCGCTGCTAATTATTGTCGGCGTGGCGCTTGATACCTTAAAGCAAATGCAAGCCCAGATGGTGATGCAGCAATATCAGGGCTTTATGAAGTAGAGAGGCGAAACACGGTGCAGCTCGTATTTTTGGGCCCTCCGGGGTCCGGTAAAGGAACGCAGGCCAAATTTATCGCCGAGCATTTTCAGGTACCCCATATTTCGACCGGGGATATTTTTCGGCGCCACCTTAGTGAGGGAACCCCGCTCGGGCAATTGGCCCGGCAGTATATGGACCAGGGGGCATTGGTGCCCGACGATGTGACCGAGTCCATGGTGGCCGATCGGATTGACCAACCGGACGCCCTGGACGGGTTCGTGCTGGACGGCTTTCCGCGCAACCGGGCGCAAGCGGAGGACTTTGACGGCATGTTGCGGGAACGCCACCGTCGGCTGACGCGCGTCCTGTATTTTCAAGTGCCGGAACCGGTGTTGATCCAACGACTGACCGGGAGACGCGTTTGCCGGCAATGTGGGGCCACGTACCATGTGATATTTCAACCGCCGCGGATCCCCGGAGTCTGTGACGTGTGTGGCGGTGAGCTTATCCAACGGCGTGACGACCAGGAGGACACCGTGGTCAAACGGCTAGACGTTTATCGCGACGAGACGGCACCTTTGGTCGAATATTATGAGGAGCGGGGACTTCTGGCTCCCATTAATGCCGATCAATCGGTCGAGGCGGTGACAGGAGCCATCTTGGCGGCGATTGGGGGTCAGGTCGGTGGTTGAGCTGAAAAGCGTGCGCGACCGGGAGAAAATGCGCCGGGCTGGCCGTGTGGTGGCAGAGGTTTTGCAACTACTACGCGATGCGGTCCGTCCCGGTCTCACGACGCGAGAGCTTGACGTGATCGCCGACCGCGAGATTCGTCGTCGAGGAGGGATCCCCGTATTTAAGGGCTATCACGGCTATCCGGCCAGTGTCTGTGTGTCGGTTAACGAAGAGGTGGTCCACGGCATCCCGGGAAGCCGGGTGATTCGAAACGGGGATCTGGTGAGCATTGATCTCGGCGCCACGGTAGACGGGTTTGTCGGGGATGCCGCGCTAAGCGTCTTCGCGGGCCATCCGCCCGACGAACGGGCGGTCGAGTTATTGCGGGTCACCGAAGAAGCCTTATACCGCGGGATCGACGCCGCGAAGCCGGGCAATCGGCTCGGGGATATCGGGTATGCCGTCCAACAGCACGTGGAATCCCATGGCTTTTCCGTTGTGCGGGACTTCGTCGGCCACGGCATTGGGCGCCAAATGCACGAAGATCCGCAAGTGCCCAATTACGGTCACCCCGGGCGAGGCATGTTGTTAAAGCCAGGCCTCGCTATCGCCATCGAACCGATGGTGAATATGGGGCATTGGGCGGTGGAGGTACTGGAGGACGGATGGACGGCTGTCACCCGGGATAAGAGCCTTTCGGCCCATTTCGAGCATACCATCTTTATTGGGGAAGACGGTCCGGAAATCCTTACTGCAATTTCTTGAGAAATCGGGTAAAATGGATCGGATACCGCTGAGGGATAACCCAGGAATTTTTTGGGGATGATGAGATATGCAGGAAATGGCGCCGAAGGGGGGAGATTATGGCCAAAGAAGATGCAATCGAAGTGGAAGGCACCGTCATCGAGCCGTTGCCGAATGCGATGTTCCGGGTGGAATTATCCAACGGTCATAAAGTGTTGGCGCACGTGTCAGGAAAGATTCGCATGCATTTTATTAAAATCTTGCCTGGAGACCGGGTGACGGTGCAACTGTCTCCGTACGACTTGATGCGCGGTCGCATCACCTACCGCTACAAGTAAGACCGGATAGAGAGGAGGAGGCCGCATGAAGGTACGGGCGTCCGTGAAGCCGATCTGCGAGAAGTGCAAGGTGATAAAACGCCACGGACGGGTCATGGTGATTTGCGAAAACCCGAAACACAAGCAGGCACAAGGTTAAGGAGGAGAAGGATTCGTGGCCCGTATTGCAGGGATTGACTTACCGCGGGACAAGCGCATCGAAGCCGCCCTGCCGTACATTTACGGCATTGGTTGGTCTGCGTCCCGTAAAATCCTGGCCGAGAGTCAGGTTGACCCCGATATTCGCGTGCGCGATTTGACGGAAGAACAGATTAGCCGGATTCGGGAGATTATCGACCGCAATTGGCGGGTCGAGGGGGATTTGCGCCGTGAGGTGCAAATGAACATCAAGCGTCTGATGGACATCGGGTCGTACCGAGGAATCCGGCATCGCCGAGGATTACCGGTGCGCGGTCAACGGACCAAGACGAATGCCCGCACACGGAAAGGCCCGCGCCGGACCGTCGGGGCGAAAAAGAAAAAATAACCGTTAAGGCTGGAATACTGGGGAGGAGTTTACGCTAGATGCCAACAGCGCGTCGCACTACGCGAGCCAAGCGCCGCGACCGTCGTCATGTCGACCGGGGCACGGCTCACATTCGGTCTACGTTTAACAATACGATTGTGACCATTACGGATCCTCAAGGCAACACGTTATCCTGGGCATCGGCGGGGCAAGTCGGCTTTAAGGGGTCCCGTAAAAGCACGCCCTTTGCGGCCCAATTGGCGGCCGAAACGGCTGCTAAAGCCGCTATGGAGTACGGCCTGAAGGAAGTTGAAGTGTTGGTGAAAGGCCCGGGCGCCGGGCGGGAGGCCGCCATTCGTTCATTGCAGGCGGCGGGCTTGGAGGTCAGCCTGATTAAAGACGTGACCCCCATTCCGCATAACGGCTGTCGGCCGCCGAAACGGCGACGGGTATAATTTGACAGAAAGGAAGGAGGCGCACACATGGCACGTTACACAGGACCGGTCTGTAAATTATGCCGGCGTGAGGGAGTCAAGCTGTATCTAAAAGGAGAAAAGTGCTTTACCGAAAAGTGTCCGGTAACTCGGCGGGCCTATCCGCCCGGTCAACATGGACAGGGGCGCCGTAAACTTTCTGAGTACGGGGTACAATTGCGTGAGAAACAGAAGGCACGCAGGACCTACGGGGTTATGGAAGGTCAGTTTGCCCGGTACTTCCAGAAAGCCGAAAAGAAAAAAGGCGTCACCGGTGAATTGTTGTTGCAATTGCTCGAGCGCCGATTGGACAACGTGGTGTACCGCATGGGATTGGCGTCCTCGCGGGCGGAAGCACGGCAATTAGTCCGGCACAATCATTTCCAAGTGAATGGACGTCGGGTCAACATTCCCTCTTTTTCGGTAAAACCGGGGGACGTGATTGAGGTCCGCGAAAACAGCCGACAGAAGCCGCGCTTTAAGATGATGGCGGAATCGCCGTCGCGGTTGGTGCCGGCGTGGCTTGAAGTAAACCCGGAGGCCTTGCGTGGCACGGTATTACGTATGCCCACCCGAGAAGAAATTGATGCGCCGGTGCAAGAGCAGTTGATTGTTGAGTACTACTCGCGTTAATGCGACGTGGGAGTCCTGGTAGAGCGGAAAGGGGGCCGAGCCCAGGTGCGGGCTGGTGGAGTGACCGAAATCGAAAAGCCGGAAATTCGGCGGGTTGACGATGGCAGTCAGCCCAATTACGGGCAATTTGTGGTGGAACCTCTTGAGCGAGGTTATGGCATCACACTTGGCAATTCGTTGAGGAGGATTCTTCTCTCATCGCTTCCCGGTACGGCCGTGACATCCGTCCGGATTGACGGTGTGCTGCATGAATTTTCGGTCATTCCGGGTGTCCTGGAAGATACCGCGGACATTATCCTCAACTTGAAACGCCTGAAGTTGAAGCTGTGGTCGGATGAACCGAAAACGGTCCGGATCGATAAGCAAGGTCCGGGAGAAGTGACCGCCGGCGACATCCTGGCGGATGCCGATGTCGATATCTTGGATCCCTCGCAACACATTGCGTTCGTGGACGAGGGCGGGCGCCTGACTATGGAAATGACGGTCGAACGCGGCAAAGGCTATGTGCCGGCCGACAAGAACAAACGGGCGGATCAAGCCATTGGGGTGATTCCCGTAGACTCTATCTTCAGCCCGGTCGAGAAAGCGAACTGGCGGGTCGAGGATACCCGGGTAGGCCAAATTACCGACTATGACCGACTTACGCTGGAGGTCTGGACCGACGGGTCTTTGACACCCGAAGAGGCGGTGTCCATGGGATCCAAAATTTTAACCGATCACCTACGGCTCTTTATGGGGTTGACCGACGGGGTGGCCGGTGCGGAAGTCGGGCTCGAGCGGGACGAAGACAAGCGGGATCGCTTGTTGGATATGCCCATTGAGGAACTGGACCTGTCGGTGCGGTCGTTCAACTGTTTGAAACGCGCGGGCATTAACACGGTGGGGGAGTTAACCTCCAAAACCGATGAAGACATGATGAAGGTTCGTAACTTGGGCAAAAAGTCCTTGGAAGAAGTCAAAGAGAAGCTGGCCAGTTTAGGCTTGTCGTTGAAGCCGTCAGAAGAATAATTTAGCGCGAAATCGGGGGAAAGAAACATGCCTGGACATCATCGCACACTGGGCCGTAACGGCGGTCATCGGCGCGCCATGATGCGGAATTTGGTCACCTCCTTATTGCGGGAGGAGCGGATTGAAACGACCGTGACCCGGGCGCGCGAAGTCAATCGCGTAGCGGAACACATGATTACCTTGGGGAAACGGGGCGATCTCGCCGCACGGCGCCTGGCCTTGGCCTATATTTTGGACGAGGACGTGGTGACGAAGCTGTTTACCACCATTGCGCCGAAGTACCAAGACCGTAACGGGGGTTACACCCGGATCATGCGCACGGGATTTCGGCGGGGCGACGCCGCTCCCATGGCGATCATCGAATTGGTGTAGGAGCCACACGATTACTTGGATGCGGCACCGGGAGTCTCCGGTGCCGCTTTTGTTGGGTGGGGACCATGAATCAAGTCTTGTTCGTTGTCGCGTATGATGGGACCGACTATCATGGATTTGAGCGGCAAGTCGGCTTACCGACGATTCAAGGGATATTGGAGCAGACGTTGACCCGTCTATTGGGTCCGGGGGTCGTCGTCGGGGCCAGCCGCACGGATGCGGGCGTCCACGCCGAGGGACAAGTAGCCGTATGGCGGGGCGCATGTCCTATTCCGTTAAACCGCTGGGCCGATGTGGTAAACCGGCAATTACCGCCGGATATTCGGGTGCGCGATCCGCGGTGGGTGCCGGACGGCTGGGACCCCCGGCGTCAAGCCCGGGCGAAGCAATATGGTTATCGCATTTGGCGGGGGCCAGGCCCGGCACCGCTGGCGTGGCGGCGGTGGGTCGTCGAATGGCCCGAACCCGTCGACTGGCGCGTGTTACAGGAGGCAGCGCGGGTGGCGGAAGGTGTGCACGATTTTCGGGCGTTTCGCAATGAAGGCTCATCGGCGGTGACCACGGTGCGGCACATCTATGTCAGTCGGTGGGACGCCGAAGCGAACGGGAATATTTGGCGGTACCGCGTGACGGGTAACGGGTTTCTCTATCGCATGGTCCGGCATTTAGTCGGACAGATGTGGGCCGCGGCCCGACAAGGAGACTTGGAGACGATGCGGGCGGCATTGGACCGAGCCGTTAAGGTGACGGAGGTGGCGCCGGCGAAAGGACTCGTGTTGGAGACAATATGGTTTGATGAGTTTTCATCGGCAAGGGGGTACTAACATGTTTCGGGAGGTTGTCATCGGACTCGGTAACAATCCCTTGGTGGAAAATGTGGTCAAACGGTATGGTATGCAAATGGGCGCCAGCCGATTTGTGGCCGGTCGGACGTTACCGGATGCCGTCCGGGTGATTCAAGACATCAACCGCCAAGGCGTCATGGTGACGCTGGATCATTTGGGCGAATCGGTGAAAAACCGGACGGAAGCGGTCCAGGCCAAAGAGAGTTATTTGGCGATGCTTGATGTGATTAAGCAAAAAGAGTTAAACGCCAATGTGTCGTTGAAATTGACGATGATGGGTTTGGCGCTGGATGAAGATCTCGCCCGCCGCCATCTGGCGGAAATCGTGCAAAAAGCGGCGGAGACGGATAACTTTGTGCGCATTGACATGGAAGACAGCCCCTATACCGAAGTGACCCTACGATTATACGAAGAAATGTGGGACGCGTATGCGCCGCACGTGGGGGTGGTCTTGCAAGCCTATTTATATCGTACGTTGGATGATTTAAAGCGGCTCTCCACCCCCCCACGCAATTTCCGGATCGTCAAAGGCGCTTATATGGAGCCGGTGGCTGTGGCATTCCCGAATAAGGCGGATGTCGACGAAAATTACTATCGCCTGGTTACGACCTCGTTAGAGTTAGGCAATTACACTGCTATCGCGACCCATGACGAGGCTCTTATCGGCCGGATTCTCCAATTTATCCACAATGCGGCCATTCCGCGGGATCAGTTCGAGTTCCAAATGCTCTACGGCGTGAAATTTTCCGTATTAAAAAGTCTAGCGCGGGAAGGCTATCGGACTCGGGTTTATGTTCCCTATGGGGAAGACTGGTACGCCTATTATGTGCGCCGCATTGCCGAACGGCCGGCGAACTTATTGTTTTTTATGCGGGCTTTGGCCGATCGCCGCTAAAAGCTCTTGCATCCTAACAGTTAGTTGTATAAACTATTATCGAGGTGAAGCTCATGGCCGGGCGGGACGAGTTAATCGACCGATTGGATTCCATCTTTTCGCGCATTGGGCGCTTGGCTCGACGCAAAATGCCCGATGATACCCTAACCTTTGGCCAGTTTGCGGTGTTACAGCTCCTGTTTCAGCGCGGACGGTTGGCGATGGGGACGATTGCCGAGCATTTGGGGATATCGTTGGCTGGTGCGACCGGTATCATCGACCGATTGGTACATGCAGGCGTTGTGGAGCGGACACGGTCACAGGAGGATCGGCGCGTTGTTTGGGTTCAGCTAAGCGCCCAAGGATTGGAGCGGATGCAGCGTATGCAACAAGAACGCCATCACTCCATGTTGTCCTTGTTGGAACCCTTAAGCGAAGAGCAATTGGAAACGTTGGTCAATCTACTCGAAACCATCGCCCGAGGCCAAGAACGCCAAATGAACACGGAGGATTCTCGGTGATGTTTTGGCTTATCGGCTTACTCGAGGCGGTTGCGGCCGGCACTCTTGCCGCCGTCATCTGGCAGGCCGGAGGCGGTAATGATCAACCGATGGCGCTGGGGATGGCGCTCGTTGGGATGATTGCGTTGGTCGCAACGGTCGTCCTGGGTCGTTCCTCGTCTGCGGCGCCGGATTCTCCGTCCGAGACCGTACCGGCCGTCACCGACGAGCCGACGGATGCGGTGGTCGAACGGGTGGTTCCGCTCGCACCGACCGAGGCCGTATCCCATTATTTGCCGGATGCGGTCCGAGCAATGCATCGTGAGGTCGAACGGGCCCGTTGGCAATATAAATTGCAAGACGTCAACGCCAAGTTGGCCTTATTGGAGCAAGCCATGCGGGACGACGATCGACGTCACCAGCGACGGCGGTTTGAACTCTTGCTTTTGCGAGAAGGGCTGACGGCCTGGTTGGACGGCAAGCCCGCCCGGTGGCACGATTTCACGGCCGTCGAGGCCGGTGATACCGCGGAATTGCAGGATCGGCTGCATGATTTGGCCGATCAGGAAGCGTGGCTCTTAAACGAAGTCAAACAATGGACCGAAACCGCGGCATCGAATACGCCGTCCCTCGCGGACAGCTTAAGTGAGCGGGTCCGTTATCAGCGGCTCACGGAGTTGGAGGACCAACTGGAAGATTTAGAGCTCTTAAAGTTGGGCTATCGCGCGGTCCTGGGCGGGCAGGACTAAAACCCAATCCGAACGGGGGATTTTTTTGCCCAAATGATTCACATATCGAAGTGTTTTGGTGACGGAATATTAGGAGGCGAAACGTTGTGCCGCGCTGGCTTTTTCCCTTGGTGGTGATCTTGGGACTGATATCCGTGGGGGGAACCTTCGGGTGGTATACGGTGAACAACATGCGGTATGTAACCACCACCTACGCCAGTGTCACGGCGCCGACACGGTGGGTCACGGCGCCCGAGGCCGGACAAATTACCGCCGACGATGTGACGGTCGGCCAATCGGTGAGTACGGGTGAAACCCTGTTAACCGAAACGTTGGCCAATGGGACGACGTTGACCGTAACCGCCCCGGCGAACGGGGTGGTTGCCACGTTGAATGCGCCCCAGGGTCAATGGGTGGCGTCCGGCACCCCTCTGTTGGCCGTCGTCAATCCCTCGCAATATCAGGTGACCGCGAACATTCCCGAAACGCAAATGGCCAATGTCTGGGTCGGACAAACGGCGGTGATTCGGTTATCGGCGTATCCCGGCACCAGTTTTAGCGGGCAGGTCGTGCGCATCGGCACGGAAACGTTGAGTGTCAATCCGGCCGTTTTGAGTGCGAGCACGACATTTTCCAAACAGGTGCAATGGGTGCCGGTGACGCTCACGATTAATGCCCCGAACACGGCCCTCTGGCCGGGAGAAAATGCCACCGTGAAAATCCGCCGTTGACGATTCAAAGAAAGGAGGGCGACTATGGCCACCAATCCAGGTCAACCCCGGGTTGCTTGGGGGATCACCTTATTTGTGTTGATTGTCGGGGCATTTATGTCGATCTTGGATACCTCGATTGTCAACATCGCCATTCCCAAATTGGAAAGTGTTTTTTCGGTGACAACCGACCAAGTGCAGTGGGTTGTGACCATTTATCTCCTCGCCCTGGGGGTGGTCGTTCCCGCCTCCAGCTATTTGGGAGACCGCTTCGGGTACCACCGTATTTACATCTTTTCTCTGGTGTTGTTCACGATCGGGTCGGCATTGTCCGGCTTGTCGTGGAACTTGACCGCGCTGATCGTCTTCCGGGTCATTCAGGCGATCGGCGGGGGTTTGATCATGCCGGTGACGATGGCCATGATTTACCGCATCGTGCCCCGCGATCGCATTGGAACGGCGATGGGTTTTTGGGGCTTGGCGTTGATTGTGGCCCCCGCTATCGGGCCGACATTAGGCGGCTATTTAGTGGAATATGTCAATTGGCGCTACATTTTTTACGTCAACGTGCCGATTGGCATTATCGGAGTGCTTTTGGCGTTGCGGTATGTTCCGCCCTTTCCGGTTATTCACCGGGGGGACTTCGACTTGCCCGGCTTTTTGATGGTGGCCGCCGGATTATTCGGGTTATTGCTGGTGTTTTCGGAAGGGCAAAGTTGGGGATGGACCTCGGAAGCCAGCATCTTGGTGTTGATGGCGTCGTTGTGGGCCTTGGTTTGGTTCGTGGTATGGGAGCTCGGCCGAGCCCATCCTTTGCTGGATTTACGGGTGTTTAAATATGACTCGTTTACGGTGGCCAATTTATTGACGGTCATCATTACCATCGGCATGTACTCCGGGATTTTTTACGTGCCCTTGTTTCTCCAGACGGTGGCCGGTTTCGGGGCTTTGAAGACCGGGCTCATTATGATGCCGGCCGCGTTGGCCTCGGCGTTTATGATGCCGATTTCGGGCCGCCTGTATGACCGGATTGGGGCCCGTCCTCTGGCCTTGGTGGGGTTGAGCCTCTTGGCGATTACGACCTATTTGTTACACAACCTCACGATTAATACGCCGATTCCGACCATCATTTTATGGCTCGTGTTGCGCGGCTTCGGCATGGGAATGTCCATGATGCCCATTACGACGGGCGGCATGTCGGCGGTTCCCGGTCATGAAGTCGGATCGGCCTCGGCCGTGAACAATATTTTGCAACGCGTGGGCGGGTCTTTTGGGCTGGCCGTCATGACGGCCTTATTAACCAATCGGCAAGCCGTCCATGCGCAGGCCATGGCGGCCACTATTACCCCGACAGCCAATGGGTATGCGGTGTGGAATCAGGTCCACGCCCTATTTGCCCAGCTTGGTTTTGGCGTCGTGCCGACGACTCAACTGACCACCACCGAATTATATGGGTTGGTGCAAGAGCAAAGTTTTGTCCTGGCCATGGGGGACATTTTTGTTGTCGCCGCCTTGGTGACAGCGGTCGGGGTGTTTGTCGCCCTGTTTTTGAAAACCTATCGAACCCATAACGGCGAGCGGGCCATGAGTATGGGCGATTAGCGAGAACAAGAAATAAGGAGCGATGGCTAAGTGAAACAGGGACGGCTGATTTTGGTCAATATCTTGATTATCTTAGCGTTGGTGATTATTGGGGGTATCGTCTGGTATACGTGGAATCAAAACTATACGTATGTGTCCACCAATGACGCCCAAATTACGGCGCCGTCGGTACCGATTGTGGCGTTAGCGCCCGGAACCTTGAGTAATTTGTCGGTCAATGTGGGTCAGCACGTCAATCAGGGGCAGGTCATCGGCCAAGAAACCGTCGCCGGTGGGGCGACCGTTCCGACCAAAGGGAGCAAAACCGCGTCGACCGGCAGTACGACCGTCAACATTGTGGCTCCGGTGAGTGGCCGGATTGCGACCATCAATACCCAGGTCGGGTCGGTGATGGCCACCGGTACCCCGATTGTCACGGAAGTGAACTTAGGCCAAATTTCGGTGGTCGCCAACATCCCGGAAACCAAAATCCGAAACGTGCAAATCGGCCAAACGGCGACGATTACGGTCGATGCCCATCCGGGCGTCAGCTTTACGGGGACGGTGCAGGAAATTCAGCCCACGACCCAATCGTTCTTTTCGTTGATACCGACCACGGCAACGGCGGGAACGTTTACCAAGGTCACCCAGCGTATCCCGGTCATATTGTCGATTGATAACGCGGGATATACGTTACTGCCGGGCGAAAGCGCGGAGGTGCGCATTACGGTCCACTGATCCCTATATAATGGGAGAATGGGAGAAAAACGGGGGAATCCGAATGCGGGTGCTCATTTTAGGGGGCACAGGATATGTGGGGGCGGCCATTCGGGCCGCCTATGCCCAGAAGGGTCATCAAGTGACGGTTGTGGCCCGTCACCCGGCCCGCGAGATATCCGGGGTGACAGTAGTCTCCCTGGACGTACTCACCGGCAATTTGACGGGGATCCTCTCCGGAATGGATGTCGTCGTCAACGCGATTGGCATTATTCGGGAACAACCCCAAGCCGGGATAACGTTCGAGGCGATGCATGTCACCCTGGTTGAACGGTTGCTGGAGGCCATAGCGGCTGTCGGGGTCAGCCGCCTCCTGCATATTTCCGCCCTCGGGACCCGGCCCGGGGCGGTCTCCCGCTATCACCAAACCAAATGGCGTGCCGAAGAACGTATCCGCCAGGCGAATGCCCGGTGGACGATTTTTCGGCCGTCTCTGGTATTTGGCGGCCGTGCCCCCTTTTTCGAGCTCTTGGCGCAGCTGACACGGCTGCCGATTGCACCCCTGCCGGGCAGTGGCCAAACGCTTTTTCAACCGGTTTATCGCCACGATATCGCCCGCTTTTTGGTGAGCGTGACAGAGGACGATACGACGGTGGGGCAAACCTATGAGTTGGGGGGACCGAAGCGATATACGCTCACAGAACTCTATGATGCGGTGGCACGAAAAGCCCGCCGTCATCCGACGGCCAAATTCTCGATCCCGTTATCCGTAATGGGGGTCGTCGCATCGCTCAGTCGGTGGATCCCGGTGCCGATTACGCCCGATCAGCTGACGATGCTGATGGAGCCCAATATTACGGACGACCG contains:
- a CDS encoding 30S ribosomal protein S13 (PFAM: Ribosomal protein S13/S18~TIGRFAM: 30S ribosomal protein S13~COGs: COG0099 Ribosomal protein S13~InterPro IPR019980:IPR001892~KEGG: sth:STH3050 30S ribosomal protein S13~PFAM: Ribosomal protein S13~SPTR: 30S ribosomal protein S13;~TIGRFAM: Ribosomal protein S13, bacterial-type) — encoded protein: MARIAGIDLPRDKRIEAALPYIYGIGWSASRKILAESQVDPDIRVRDLTEEQISRIREIIDRNWRVEGDLRREVQMNIKRLMDIGSYRGIRHRRGLPVRGQRTKTNARTRKGPRRTVGAKKKK
- a CDS encoding 30S ribosomal protein S11 (PFAM: Ribosomal protein S11~TIGRFAM: 30S ribosomal protein S11~COGs: COG0100 Ribosomal protein S11~InterPro IPR019981:IPR001971~KEGG: hmo:HM1_1405 30S ribosomal protein S11~PFAM: Ribosomal protein S11~SPTR: 30S ribosomal protein S11;~TIGRFAM: Ribosomal protein S11, bacterial-type); the protein is MPTARRTTRAKRRDRRHVDRGTAHIRSTFNNTIVTITDPQGNTLSWASAGQVGFKGSRKSTPFAAQLAAETAAKAAMEYGLKEVEVLVKGPGAGREAAIRSLQAAGLEVSLIKDVTPIPHNGCRPPKRRRV
- a CDS encoding methionine aminopeptidase, type I (PFAM: Metallopeptidase family M24~TIGRFAM: methionine aminopeptidase, type I~COGs: COG0024 Methionine aminopeptidase~InterPro IPR000994:IPR002467~KEGG: dhd:Dhaf_0444 methionine aminopeptidase, type I~PFAM: Peptidase M24, structural domain~PRIAM: Methionyl aminopeptidase~SPTR: Methionine aminopeptidase;~TIGRFAM: Peptidase M24A, methionine aminopeptidase, subfamily 1), with the translated sequence MVELKSVRDREKMRRAGRVVAEVLQLLRDAVRPGLTTRELDVIADREIRRRGGIPVFKGYHGYPASVCVSVNEEVVHGIPGSRVIRNGDLVSIDLGATVDGFVGDAALSVFAGHPPDERAVELLRVTEEALYRGIDAAKPGNRLGDIGYAVQQHVESHGFSVVRDFVGHGIGRQMHEDPQVPNYGHPGRGMLLKPGLAIAIEPMVNMGHWAVEVLEDGWTAVTRDKSLSAHFEHTIFIGEDGPEILTAIS
- a CDS encoding SSU ribosomal protein S4P (PFAM: Ribosomal protein S4/S9 N-terminal domain; S4 domain~TIGRFAM: ribosomal protein S4, bacterial/organelle type~COGs: COG0522 Ribosomal protein S4 and related protein~InterPro IPR005709:IPR001912:IPR002942~KEGG: sth:STH3048 30S ribosomal protein S4~PFAM: Ribosomal protein S4; RNA-binding S4~SMART: RNA-binding S4~SPTR: 30S ribosomal protein S4 A;~TIGRFAM: Ribosomal protein S4, bacterial-type), whose translation is MARYTGPVCKLCRREGVKLYLKGEKCFTEKCPVTRRAYPPGQHGQGRRKLSEYGVQLREKQKARRTYGVMEGQFARYFQKAEKKKGVTGELLLQLLERRLDNVVYRMGLASSRAEARQLVRHNHFQVNGRRVNIPSFSVKPGDVIEVRENSRQKPRFKMMAESPSRLVPAWLEVNPEALRGTVLRMPTREEIDAPVQEQLIVEYYSR
- a CDS encoding Adenylate kinase (PFAM: Adenylate kinase, active site lid; Adenylate kinase~TIGRFAM: adenylate kinases~COGs: COG0563 Adenylate kinase and related kinase~HAMAP: Adenylate kinase~InterPro IPR000850:IPR007862:IPR006259~KEGG: cdl:CDR20291_0088 adenylate kinase~PFAM: Adenylate kinase; Adenylate kinase, zinc-finger lid region~SPTR: Adenylate kinase;~TIGRFAM: Adenylate kinase, subfamily), with translation MQLVFLGPPGSGKGTQAKFIAEHFQVPHISTGDIFRRHLSEGTPLGQLARQYMDQGALVPDDVTESMVADRIDQPDALDGFVLDGFPRNRAQAEDFDGMLRERHRRLTRVLYFQVPEPVLIQRLTGRRVCRQCGATYHVIFQPPRIPGVCDVCGGELIQRRDDQEDTVVKRLDVYRDETAPLVEYYEERGLLAPINADQSVEAVTGAILAAIGGQVGG
- a CDS encoding LSU ribosomal protein L36P (PFAM: Ribosomal protein L36~TIGRFAM: ribosomal protein L36, bacterial type~HAMAP: Ribosomal protein L36~InterPro IPR000473~KEGG: sth:STH3051 ribosomal protein L36~PFAM: Ribosomal protein L36~SPTR: 50S ribosomal protein L36;~TIGRFAM: Ribosomal protein L36) translates to MKVRASVKPICEKCKVIKRHGRVMVICENPKHKQAQG
- a CDS encoding bacterial translation initiation factor 1 (bIF-1) (PFAM: Translation initiation factor 1A / IF-1~TIGRFAM: translation initiation factor IF-1~COGs: COG0361 Translation initiation factor 1 (IF-1)~HAMAP: Translation initiation factor IF-1~InterPro IPR004368:IPR006196~KEGG: aac:Aaci_2688 translation initiation factor IF-1~PFAM: S1, IF1 type~SPTR: Translation initiation factor IF-1;~TIGRFAM: Translation initiation factor IF-1), which gives rise to MAKEDAIEVEGTVIEPLPNAMFRVELSNGHKVLAHVSGKIRMHFIKILPGDRVTVQLSPYDLMRGRITYRYK